The following is a genomic window from Episyrphus balteatus chromosome 1, idEpiBalt1.1, whole genome shotgun sequence.
agtctgcttgctcgatctctggttctattagaaactgaagtatttcagagggcaacgcattttttgttttaggatttagttttctcaaaccacttattaatgggtcagaagagaccaagagattataaaacacatcttccatattttgctgcctcgaaaattttcttgggaaactttctcgaaacgctttatatctttgtctcgtgattcttgggcttcttcgccgagctgtccaatgaatgaataaattttattgaggctTAAGTTTGGATACATATGGTTATTATGAAACTAAGTTAATTTTCCTTCAACAACTATTGAAAGTGCTTCTTCTGCTGTATATGGAATAATTTTctggtcaatttttttcaaagcttttgatatttttcagcacgtgaaggagttgaaaatattatatttttcattacatttgatGAACAAGTTTCCCTTTTTCTCGCAGTTGCATGGCGCAGCATAGCTTAATTCTTCGGCATTATAGTTAGAACGTAAATCTTCTGGTTTACGTCTCTTTGACCGTTCGCTTAGGTCTGAAAAATCCATTTGAGGCCGTCCAACAAAGCCATGGGCTCAGCATGGAAACGATATTTCATATTGcaaccaatttatattttgttttaagaaggtgttgttatttctggaggcactcagccatcttcttctatgttcatatatgcaaaatcaaaatccgttaaatttttctctattagctccgaaatttcaatatttcaacctcaaaaaaaaaatcaccgtccccaacaccttttgaagccaatattataaaaagtcgcaaaaaaccgcaatgttttaggattgtttcccataaaggaaacatttaactatttttcaacactattttcagtacagaaaaacgcaaatcaacttaactttttcattatcaaagaaaaaaaatttgtttgtttttactgctcaaacacattatcttaaaaagctttaaaatttactttagacttaaaattttgcattatctttgtcattatctttttttaacataccactagcaacagaatccatgttaattattttaaaaatcgccaaaaaaattaaataaaaaataaagcaaactacttcttataagaaaccaaccttgctattgcactcgttaattaaaatgttctactttgaaagcatctactgattaaacagttacaatttgcatcgcatgatcaatcaggttctaagcttatgttatttgtaaacaacttggcattaaaaaaaaacaacaaatcgcaaattttttttttgtagttttggccatgaatttgggaaaatttacctgtgtgtGACGGTCCAGGCATATTGATATTAGTTTTATTCGAAcgggcgttaaaaattacctcgaaatcatgttttatattaattaaaaggtTTCATTAGCTATAATATGAcatgcaacaatgcgggtgcaacacagaaaagatcttgtatctaccctcctggatggaatacaaggtggcccaatatctcaaaataactcttacatatattgagtactaccaatgatataaatttcatgcttttatcacaaagtgcacgacttagatgctaagccgcctcactaatattatgtatatataattctcctgtgcgtttgtttgtgatcctactccttctaaacgacttgatagatttttatgaaatttggtgggtgtgataaggtccatccgagacaggttttgttttataattggacccggtaggtggcgctattgtcaagttatatgcaaattccgtatttggggtcgaatgactgaacagatttttgtgaaattttgtgtgtgcgataaggtccatccgaaacaggttttgtgttaaattagacccggtaggtggcgctgttgtcaatttatgtatatgcaaattccgtacttggggtcgaatgactgaacagatttttgtgaaattttgtgtgtgcgataaggtccatcTGAGACAGgtattgtgttataattggacccggtaggtggcgctgttgtcaagtttaaTTCAAAATCCGTATTAGGGGTCGAATGGCtggatattttttgtgaaattttgtgtgtgtgataaggttTGCCCCAggcaggttttgtgttataattgaaCCCTGTAGGTTGCGCTGTAGTCAAGTTATAGTCAAATTCCATGTTTGGGGAATGaatggacagatttttgtgaaattgttTGTGAAtgataaggttcattcgagacagattttgtttaataattggACCCAGTAAGCGGCGCTGTTGTTAAGTTataggaaaattgcatattttgaacgatCGACTTGTgatattttgtgtgtgtgataagCTGGGAtaaaaaactactaaaaaaattattaaaaaacaacggcaacacttacagttatcagtGATAccttttcaaaagctagaattgtacttTGAGTAGGCTGCGCTGTTGTCAAATcttaagaaaattgcatattttaaaCGAACGACTTGACAGAtctttgtaaaattttatgtttttgatatggACCCGGTAAGTatcgctgttgtcaagttatagtgaaattccatatttggagttTCAAAgactgtatagatttttgtgaatttttgtgtgtgtgataaggttcattcgagacaattttcttttataaatggACCCGGAAGTTGACGCTGATGTCAAGATAtaagcaaattcaatatttgggtTTTAAAATCTTCAACTGTCTTAAGTTGGACTTGACTTCATGTTACTTGGCTTTTAAGATGAAATTATAATCTAAAGCACACTGGTAACGGGTAATGAAACGGGAGAATGTGTCATATTTGTCGTGTATGCAGCCGGGTTTCATCGATTTATTAGACGTTatcataccaaaaaaaaaaacaccaaaaccaattttgccaaattacaaattataaaaactttttctgagctattgtgtttaagaaaagaacaaataaataaagctcagaaaaagttttaattcatttaaataaattttgtatttaaaaattatttttttttttaattcactcagtttgtttattttttttaattactttcagtagccttttttatgaaataaaacttattttttttatgaaaataaaatgggctttaataaaaagcacaaaaaattaatacttattaacgtgtttttttgacttaaatgatatgaaagtgtaaaaaacaacttaaaaaacgaagaaaattgtgtttgatgcaaaattatggagaaacggttgtctgcagaaaaaaaagttttgagacaaactaaaactgtaataaattcttgtgaataaaaatgtatgtttttttaaattttttgcattaaacgggtaaaaagcgatttttgaaaaagtctgaaaaaattactttttttaccaagctaaatctctaaaattataacaattaaaaatctaaaaattttcacatgatagctacacttattaaatttgagtctgtaaagttttaaattttttgaacgaatggtttggctggaatttaaaattgatcgaacaaggtccaagaaaccccatgttattcccataagaaacttcaaccgctttgcggcacgggttagaattaagttagagacttgaaacttggggaatattttttttagtttatttccaaccatataagatcctaggagcatagaaattcttattattttaaaataacgaacaccctattgtgcaccttgcaattcacatcatgaaaagccacattttctatttacgaaaaaatagcttagattccgcagttttggtcaaattcaataaaaaaatacgccaatttgtgcctaaatgtatattctttcagaatataaccttattttatttttttgtttgttttattttgcaaaaaaattgggtaaagttgaaaaaattgggaaaaaaatcactttttcaagatttgtgggataaaaacctacacttaatttgtttaaacaatagacttatatacatcattcaaaaggtctggaaatcctctttccaaaaacatataacatattgagagttgttagaaaaatgactgaaatattgatagattacatcgtaaggtctgtaaaaatggttttttgtaaataaaaaaaaaaatggagggttccaaaaatataacaaaaatatttttatgcattattcgaccatacgaacagcctacactatgttatttctcgggtgtattttcagtgtcgcaccgtgtaattaaaactatttttgtttttgtatttcagCGTAGGTTGTCGGTTACCAGTCTTGAAGACGTTTTGACGATGGAATATGTTAAAGATACCATTGAAATAACTGTCTCCGAGCCTCAAAAATTAGGCGATGGTATTAATTCGTATTTGGCGTATAAGTAATATCTTTGTTTAAATGTTGTTTGTATGTTATAATTTACTTGTTTATATTAATACAGAGTTacaacgaaaacaaaaattcctaaaTTTGAAGTCCAAGAGTTTAGTACTTTGCGAAGATTTAGCGATTTCCTCGGCATTCACGCATTATTAGTTGATAAATATCTGCGACTTGGTCAGATAATTCCTCCTGCACCTTCAAAAAATATCATCGgtgattgaaaataaataacgtCACTTAAATGTATTCTTATTGATATTATGCTTCATAGGCAGTACGAAAGTGAAAATGAGTCCACACCAAACTGATCCTGGAAATAACTTAAATATGGAATGGGTTGAAATACGTCGAGCAGCACTTCAAAGATTTCTCAATAGAGTTGCTGACCACCCTGTGCTTCGAGTTGATCTcgatttcataaattttttggaGAGTGATCAGGTTACATTAAATTTAtagaaattatataattttttaaatacttcaTAAATGCAATAGGAACTGCCAAGATCAATAAACACAGCAGTCTTAAGTGGTGCTGGAGTCATGCGCTTGTTTAACAAAGTTGGTGAAACCGTTAACAAAATTACATACAAAATGGATGAAAATGACCTTGTAAGACTACATGTCTTTGATCTATAGATACAATGAATACAAACATATGCTTACATATTTTTTAGTGGTTTGATAAGAAAATTGCTGATGTTGAAAACTTAGatttattacttcaaaagttacatacaactttaaaaaatttggtaTATGCCAGAAAAGAACTCGCTGCATCAACTGAACTTGTTGCTAAGTCTGCTGCAATGCTTAGCACCTGCGAAGAACATACAGATTTGTCACGTGCTCTTTCTTCATTAACcgatgttgaagaaaaaaatgaaattctaAGGTCTGCTCAAGCTAACTCGGATTTCTTCATATTTTCTGAGATAATTAAAGACTATTTGGGATTGTTTGGCGCTATCAAAAGTGTATTCCACGAAAGAGTGAAGGTAAGtactaacatattttttttattcaaaagcaATAGAGTCATTCCATATGAAATCAACAAATATGGTGTGCGGCatgatttttagttttaataa
Proteins encoded in this region:
- the LOC129907620 gene encoding sorting nexin-2 isoform X1; this encodes MSQEGNNDPFNSNNIESENGNNTMENIEAHNSEFKSKRIERRLSVTSLEDVLTMEYVKDTIEITVSEPQKLGDGINSYLAYKVTTKTKIPKFEVQEFSTLRRFSDFLGIHALLVDKYLRLGQIIPPAPSKNIIGSTKVKMSPHQTDPGNNLNMEWVEIRRAALQRFLNRVADHPVLRVDLDFINFLESDQELPRSINTAVLSGAGVMRLFNKVGETVNKITYKMDENDLWFDKKIADVENLDLLLQKLHTTLKNLVYARKELAASTELVAKSAAMLSTCEEHTDLSRALSSLTDVEEKNEILRSAQANSDFFIFSEIIKDYLGLFGAIKSVFHERVKVFQNWQHAQMQLTKRRNKIELTGRNDQMQEEVNEWEAKVQRCQKEFDDISITIKNEMDRFEITRIKEIKTSVLKYVEDQMAHQHQVPSYVCQSGAPLRILRVTKNPEDMYNK
- the LOC129907620 gene encoding sorting nexin-2 isoform X3, which encodes MEYVKDTIEITVSEPQKLGDGINSYLAYKVTTKTKIPKFEVQEFSTLRRFSDFLGIHALLVDKYLRLGQIIPPAPSKNIIGSTKVKMSPHQTDPGNNLNMEWVEIRRAALQRFLNRVADHPVLRVDLDFINFLESDQELPRSINTAVLSGAGVMRLFNKVGETVNKITYKMDENDLWFDKKIADVENLDLLLQKLHTTLKNLVYARKELAASTELVAKSAAMLSTCEEHTDLSRALSSLTDVEEKNEILRSAQANSDFFIFSEIIKDYLGLFGAIKSVFHERVKVFQNWQHAQMQLTKRRNKIELTGRNDQMQEEVNEWEAKVQRCQKEFDDISITIKNEMDRFEITRIKEIKTSVLKYVEDQMAHQHQVPSYVCQSGAPLRILRVTKNPEDMYNK
- the LOC129907620 gene encoding sorting nexin-2 isoform X2 encodes the protein MSQEGNNDPFNSNNIESENGNNTMENIEAHNSEFKSKRIERRLSVTSLEDVLTMEYVKDTIEITVSEPQKLGDGINSYLAYKVTTKTKIPKFEVQEFSTLRRFSDFLGIHALLVDKYLRLGQIIPPAPSKNIIGSTKVKMSPHQTDPGNNLNMEWVEIRRAALQRFLNRVADHPVLRVDLDFINFLESDQELPRSINTAVLSGAGVMRLFNKVGETVNKITYKMDENDLWFDKKIADVENLDLLLQKLHTTLKNLVYARKELAASTELVAKSAAMLSTCEEHTDLSRALSSLTDVEEKNEILRSAQANSDFFIFSEIIKDYLGLFGAIKSVFHERVKVFQNWQHAQMQLTKRRNKIELTGRNDQMQEEVNEWEAKVQRCQKEFDDISITIKNEMDRFEITRIKEIKTSVLKYVEDQMAHQHQLIGYWEAFAPSAHEIM